From Rutidosis leptorrhynchoides isolate AG116_Rl617_1_P2 chromosome 3, CSIRO_AGI_Rlap_v1, whole genome shotgun sequence, a single genomic window includes:
- the LOC139901156 gene encoding uncharacterized protein, with translation MEELPLVLWAHRTTPKRSNGETPYSLVYGTEAVLLAEIQVLTNRTVNLEENEENLRLNLDLMEERREAALIREAAYKKKIERYYNNRVKPSVYKVEDYVLRLNSTSKVEYEGKMGPTWEGSYVISEAFRNGSYKLETTEGKQIPRTWNGVILRKFNF, from the coding sequence ATGGAAGAACTCCCTCTGGTCCTATGGGCTCACCGAACCACACCCAAAAGGAGTAACGGAGAAACCCCTTACAGTTTGGTTTACGGAACTGAGGCGGTTTTGCTCGCGGAGATACAGGTATTAACTAACAGGACCGTAAACCTCGAAGAAAACGAGGAGAATCTCCGTCTCAATCTTGACCTCATGGAAGAAAGGAGGGAGGCTGCGCTGATTAGAGAAGCAGCATACAAGAAAAAGATCGAAAGGTATTACAACAACCGAGTCAAACCATCGGTATACAAGGTCGAAGATTATGTCCTAAGGCTCAACAGCACTAGCAAAGTTGAATACGAAGGAAAGATGGGCCCTACTTGGGAAGGTTCGTACGTAATCTCCGAAGCTTTCAGGAATGGTTCATACAAGCTCGAAACCACAGAAGGCAAACAGATCCCCAGAACCTGGAACGGGGTAATCCTTCGaaagttcaatttctag